One genomic region from Ornithinicoccus hortensis encodes:
- a CDS encoding NADPH-dependent F420 reductase, with protein sequence MSTVTIIGTGNMGQAIAGIVTKGGNTAELLGSGDADKPVTGEIVVLAVPYPSVAQIIAERGEQLAGRVVVDITNPLNFETFDSLVVPADGSAAAEIAAQLPNSRVLKAFNTNFAGTLASGQVGGAVPTTVLVAGDDADAKAALIGVVSAGGVSALDSGALSRARELESIGFLQLTLAAQEKISWTGGFGVVN encoded by the coding sequence ATGAGCACCGTCACCATCATCGGCACCGGCAACATGGGCCAGGCCATCGCCGGGATCGTCACCAAGGGCGGCAACACCGCCGAGCTGCTGGGCAGCGGCGACGCGGACAAGCCGGTCACCGGCGAGATCGTCGTGCTGGCCGTGCCCTACCCCTCGGTCGCGCAGATCATCGCCGAGCGCGGCGAGCAGCTGGCCGGTCGCGTGGTCGTCGACATCACCAACCCGCTGAACTTCGAGACCTTCGACTCCCTGGTCGTCCCCGCCGACGGCTCCGCCGCCGCCGAGATCGCGGCCCAGCTGCCGAACTCGCGCGTGCTCAAGGCGTTCAACACCAACTTCGCCGGCACCCTGGCCAGCGGTCAGGTCGGCGGCGCCGTGCCGACCACGGTCCTGGTCGCCGGGGACGACGCGGATGCCAAGGCCGCCCTGATCGGGGTCGTCTCCGCCGGTGGCGTCAGCGCCCTCGACTCCGGTGCGCTCAGCCGGGCCCGTGAGCTGGAGAGCATCGGATTCCTCCAGCTGACCCTGGCTGCCCAGGAGAAGATCTCCTGGACCGGGGGCTTCGGCGTGGTCAACTGA
- a CDS encoding MarR family winged helix-turn-helix transcriptional regulator, whose amino-acid sequence METRWLDEDERETWVRFVAVVELLPGVLDAQLRRDSGLTHYEYFTLAMLSEAPDGILRMTSLAARTNATLPRLSHVVRKLEDRGLVHRSPCPEDRRATNAQLTEAGWEVVKAAAPGHVSAVREHVIDPLTREQLTQLRAVSEAILERIDPDGPFAAP is encoded by the coding sequence ATGGAGACGCGCTGGCTGGACGAGGACGAACGGGAGACCTGGGTGCGGTTCGTGGCGGTGGTGGAACTGCTCCCGGGCGTGCTGGACGCGCAGCTCCGCCGGGACTCCGGCCTGACCCACTACGAGTACTTCACCCTCGCGATGCTCTCGGAGGCGCCCGACGGCATACTCCGGATGACCTCGCTCGCCGCCCGCACCAATGCCACCCTGCCCCGGCTCTCCCACGTGGTCCGCAAACTCGAGGACCGCGGCCTGGTGCACCGGTCCCCGTGCCCGGAGGACAGGCGCGCCACGAACGCGCAACTCACCGAGGCCGGCTGGGAGGTCGTCAAGGCCGCCGCTCCGGGCCACGTGAGCGCCGTCCGGGAGCACGTCATCGACCCGCTCACCCGGGAGCAACTCACCCAGCTGCGCGCCGTCAGCGAGGCCATCCTGGAGCGGATCGACCCTGACGGGCCGTTCGCGGCGCCCTAA
- a CDS encoding META domain-containing protein, with the protein MKRTAALGVLSILLLAGCGTAGGDPGGGGTSDDEGATGDAGAVDLAGRSLVATGITEGGAAYELVDGTEVSLDFGDGEVTARAGCNTMTGTFQVEGQTLAYTAGATTEMGCEQELQEQDEWLTDFLQSQPEVTVDGDQVVLTSGDTEMTLMDRAVAHPPLPVEGTTWTVESIISGDAVSSAPSGATATLTLDGEGNIAVSPGCNTGGGDYELSGDTLSLGPIRSTMMACEGAKMDLENAVLTVLDAGDLTVVVEGDVLTLTAGDQGLQLRGEE; encoded by the coding sequence ATGAAGCGCACGGCTGCCCTCGGTGTCCTGTCGATCCTGCTCCTCGCGGGCTGTGGCACTGCCGGGGGCGACCCGGGCGGAGGGGGGACCTCGGACGACGAGGGGGCGACGGGGGACGCCGGCGCGGTGGACCTCGCCGGCCGGTCGTTGGTCGCGACCGGGATCACCGAGGGGGGTGCGGCATACGAGCTGGTCGACGGCACCGAGGTGAGCCTGGACTTCGGCGACGGCGAGGTGACCGCGCGCGCCGGGTGCAACACGATGACCGGCACCTTCCAGGTGGAGGGGCAGACCCTGGCCTACACCGCCGGCGCGACGACCGAGATGGGGTGCGAGCAGGAGCTGCAGGAGCAGGACGAGTGGCTCACCGACTTCCTGCAGTCGCAGCCCGAGGTCACGGTCGACGGCGACCAGGTCGTGTTGACGTCGGGGGACACCGAGATGACATTGATGGACCGCGCTGTGGCCCACCCACCGCTGCCGGTGGAGGGGACGACCTGGACCGTCGAGTCGATCATCTCCGGGGACGCGGTCAGTAGCGCGCCGTCCGGGGCGACGGCCACGCTGACCCTGGACGGCGAGGGCAACATTGCGGTGTCGCCGGGCTGCAACACGGGTGGGGGCGACTACGAGCTCTCCGGGGACACCCTCTCCCTGGGACCGATCCGGAGCACGATGATGGCCTGCGAGGGCGCCAAGATGGACTTGGAGAACGCGGTGCTCACGGTGCTCGACGCCGGCGACCTCACGGTCGTGGTCGAGGGTGACGTGCTCACCCTGACGGCCGGCGACCAGGGCCTCCAGCTGCGCGGCGAGGAGTGA
- a CDS encoding ABC transporter ATP-binding protein codes for MDSSETTVETPRRADPHGYALSGRDLHLAYGSNEVVHGVGLRLTRGRVTALIGPNGSGKSTVLRSLARLHKPDSGTVALDDVDDVHALHPKAFARRVTMLSQSRPTPGGVAVRDVVGFGRHPYRGRLRSSDPDGPRAIAHAMEVTGITEMAERGVDELSGGELQRVWLATCLAQDTEVLLLDEPTNHLDLRYQMDLLDLVRDLATDHDVAIGIVLHDLNHAATVADEIVLLHRGAVRAAGTPAEVLTSDLLSEVYGIRVDVHQHPTTARPVCEPRSRHADRATPHDRTAGGVGSAANTAGPPRPVAV; via the coding sequence ATGGACTCTTCCGAGACCACCGTCGAGACGCCGCGACGGGCCGACCCCCACGGGTATGCGCTCTCCGGTCGCGACCTGCACCTCGCCTACGGCTCAAACGAGGTGGTCCACGGTGTCGGGCTGCGGCTCACCCGCGGCCGGGTCACCGCCCTCATCGGACCCAACGGCTCGGGGAAGTCCACGGTGCTGCGCTCGTTGGCCCGCCTGCACAAGCCCGACTCGGGGACGGTGGCGCTAGACGACGTCGACGACGTCCACGCGTTGCACCCCAAGGCGTTCGCCCGCCGGGTCACCATGCTGTCCCAGAGCCGTCCCACGCCGGGCGGGGTCGCCGTACGCGACGTCGTCGGGTTCGGCCGGCATCCCTACCGGGGCCGCCTCCGGAGTTCCGACCCGGACGGACCGCGCGCCATCGCCCACGCGATGGAGGTCACCGGGATCACCGAGATGGCCGAGCGGGGCGTGGACGAGTTGTCCGGCGGCGAGCTGCAGCGGGTCTGGCTGGCCACCTGCCTGGCCCAGGACACCGAGGTGCTGCTGCTCGACGAGCCGACCAACCACCTGGACCTGCGCTACCAGATGGACCTGCTCGACCTGGTCCGCGACCTGGCCACCGACCACGACGTCGCCATCGGCATCGTGCTGCACGACCTGAACCACGCCGCGACGGTCGCGGACGAGATCGTGCTGCTGCACCGCGGCGCGGTCCGGGCCGCCGGCACACCGGCCGAGGTGCTCACCTCCGACCTGCTCAGCGAGGTCTACGGCATCCGCGTCGACGTCCACCAGCACCCGACGACGGCCAGGCCGGTGTGCGAGCCGCGCAGCCGGCACGCCGACCGCGCCACACCGCACGACCGGACCGCCGGCGGTGTTGGCAGCGCCGCCAACACCGCCGGCCCGCCACGCCCGGTCGCGGTCTGA
- a CDS encoding ABC transporter substrate-binding protein yields MRLSRTTSAASLLLVTALTLTACGTTEEADPDTGDGGAENSDGAEQSEGAAGSPVTFTDERGEHTLDAPAQDVVVLEWGLTENLLALGVTPVGAADVDGYNTWDTSIELDPETPDVGMRGEPSLSDITALEPDLILTVTDLPENVITQLEDIAPVLAVRGSDSEDPLGYMRSTVELLGTVTGKEAEAQEALNSFDVSLEEGRGAIADAGLEGSEFVMADGWLNNGVVSVRMYTPGSYFGALGEELGMVNAWTEGGDPDYGLAQTDVEGLTALEDVQFIYAANDSEPDPFVDGLADNPIWEQLPFVTAGDVHRIPDGIWMFGGPLSGEAYIDAVVDSLTD; encoded by the coding sequence ATGCGCCTGTCCCGCACCACCTCCGCCGCGAGCCTCCTGCTCGTCACCGCCCTGACCCTCACCGCCTGCGGCACCACCGAGGAGGCCGACCCCGACACCGGTGACGGCGGCGCCGAGAACTCCGACGGCGCGGAGCAGAGCGAGGGGGCGGCCGGCAGCCCGGTCACCTTCACCGACGAGCGCGGCGAGCACACCCTGGACGCGCCGGCGCAGGACGTGGTCGTCCTGGAGTGGGGGCTGACCGAGAACCTGCTCGCGCTCGGCGTGACCCCGGTCGGCGCGGCCGACGTGGATGGCTACAACACCTGGGACACCTCGATCGAGCTCGACCCCGAGACCCCGGACGTGGGCATGCGCGGCGAGCCGAGCCTGTCCGACATCACCGCGCTGGAGCCCGACCTCATCCTCACCGTCACCGACCTGCCGGAGAACGTCATCACCCAGCTCGAGGACATCGCCCCGGTGCTGGCGGTGCGCGGCTCGGACAGCGAGGACCCGCTGGGCTACATGCGCTCCACGGTCGAGCTGCTGGGCACCGTGACCGGCAAGGAGGCCGAGGCGCAGGAGGCGCTGAACAGCTTCGACGTGAGCCTGGAGGAGGGACGCGGCGCCATCGCCGACGCGGGCCTGGAGGGCTCGGAGTTCGTGATGGCCGACGGCTGGCTCAACAACGGCGTGGTGTCGGTGCGGATGTACACCCCCGGCTCCTACTTCGGGGCCCTGGGCGAGGAGCTCGGCATGGTGAACGCCTGGACCGAGGGCGGCGACCCCGACTACGGGCTCGCCCAGACCGACGTCGAGGGCCTCACCGCGCTGGAGGACGTGCAGTTCATCTACGCGGCGAACGACTCCGAGCCCGACCCGTTCGTCGACGGCCTGGCGGACAACCCGATCTGGGAGCAGCTGCCGTTCGTCACGGCCGGTGACGTGCATCGGATCCCGGACGGCATCTGGATGTTCGGCGGGCCGCTGTCCGGCGAGGCCTACATCGACGCCGTCGTGGACTCCCTGACCGACTGA
- a CDS encoding iron ABC transporter permease, protein MTTTGTPRDTDPVLATGRGAAASPVEDLGSAAGRGPGQGGVPGRGRLSVTGVTGVFLVVIVLGLLLASVHLTQGTAAVGAGDLWRWATGGEALDQTAAVLVASRVPRLLAGIMVGVALGFAGALLQSVARNPLASPDTLAVNAGAYLTIVAFSVFGVAVPFYLQGTIAFAGGLAAAVLVLGLSRGGADGPSRLILAGSAITLALHSLVTMLLVLFEQETQGLFAWGAGSIVQSGSRTLTLALPVLLVGLAAALAITHRMDLLALGDDAATVLGVSVRRTRVASILVSVLLAALAVTIAGPIGFVGLAAPLIARLVARRVPGLGRHALLLPFAALVGIVVVLGADVFLRVVVPSAQTTAVPTGVVTSVIGAALLVWFARRMPDSGPGLDNATGHLGRPRSTTTYAAALALLVLTLVGAGVGAVLLGDRLILLGDVANWLGDVSGREVTLEMGRRVPRVLAALLAGAALALAGTIVQAVCRNPLAEPGLLGVTSGAGFGAVAAILLVPGVGLWPMSAAAVAGAIVVTALVFALAHRHGLSSTRLVLIGVGMQAGVMALISLLILVTRPWEVNLALTWLAGSTYGRSMEQTIPVAVVLLVVIPLAVLLRRELDIVALDEDTPRILGIPLDRARLLLLGAAALLTAGAVVATGVVAFVGLVAPHAARALVGARHSRVIPVAILLGAILVSGADTLGRWALAPVQVPAGVGTALLGTPYFIYLLWRSRGRDT, encoded by the coding sequence GTGACCACGACCGGCACGCCCCGCGACACCGACCCCGTCCTCGCGACGGGTCGGGGCGCTGCCGCGTCCCCGGTCGAGGACCTCGGGTCGGCCGCGGGCCGCGGGCCCGGCCAGGGCGGCGTGCCCGGCCGGGGTCGCCTGTCTGTCACCGGGGTCACCGGGGTGTTCCTGGTCGTCATCGTCCTCGGCCTGCTGCTGGCCTCGGTCCACCTGACCCAGGGCACGGCGGCGGTCGGGGCCGGCGACCTCTGGCGCTGGGCCACCGGCGGGGAGGCCCTGGACCAGACCGCGGCCGTGCTCGTGGCCTCCCGGGTGCCGCGGCTGCTGGCCGGCATCATGGTCGGCGTCGCGCTCGGCTTCGCCGGGGCGCTGCTGCAGTCGGTGGCCCGCAACCCGCTCGCCTCGCCCGACACGCTCGCGGTCAACGCCGGGGCCTACCTGACGATCGTGGCGTTCTCCGTCTTCGGCGTGGCCGTGCCGTTTTACCTGCAGGGCACCATCGCCTTCGCCGGCGGGCTGGCCGCGGCCGTGCTGGTGCTGGGCCTGTCCCGCGGCGGGGCGGACGGGCCGAGCCGGCTGATCCTCGCGGGCTCGGCGATCACCCTGGCGCTGCACTCGCTGGTGACGATGCTCCTGGTGCTCTTCGAACAGGAGACGCAGGGCCTGTTCGCCTGGGGCGCCGGCTCGATCGTGCAGTCCGGCAGCCGCACGCTCACCCTCGCCCTGCCCGTCCTGCTGGTCGGCCTGGCCGCGGCCCTGGCGATCACCCACCGGATGGACCTGCTCGCCCTCGGGGACGACGCCGCGACCGTGCTCGGGGTGTCCGTACGCCGCACCCGGGTGGCCTCGATCCTGGTCTCCGTGCTCCTCGCGGCGCTCGCCGTCACCATCGCCGGACCGATCGGCTTCGTCGGGCTGGCCGCCCCGTTGATCGCCCGGCTCGTGGCCCGCCGCGTCCCCGGCCTCGGTCGGCACGCCCTGCTGCTGCCGTTCGCCGCGCTCGTCGGGATCGTCGTCGTCCTCGGCGCCGACGTCTTCCTGCGCGTGGTCGTGCCCAGCGCCCAGACCACGGCGGTGCCCACCGGCGTGGTCACCAGCGTGATCGGCGCCGCCCTGCTCGTCTGGTTCGCCCGCCGGATGCCGGACAGCGGCCCCGGCCTGGACAACGCCACCGGCCACCTCGGTCGCCCCCGCTCCACCACCACGTATGCCGCGGCGCTGGCCCTCCTCGTCCTCACCCTGGTCGGGGCCGGGGTGGGGGCCGTCCTGCTCGGTGACCGGTTGATCCTGCTCGGGGACGTCGCCAACTGGCTGGGCGACGTCTCGGGCCGGGAGGTAACCCTTGAGATGGGGCGGCGCGTGCCGCGGGTCCTGGCGGCGCTGCTGGCGGGGGCCGCCCTGGCGCTGGCCGGCACCATCGTGCAGGCGGTCTGCCGGAACCCGCTGGCCGAGCCCGGCCTGCTCGGGGTGACGTCCGGTGCGGGCTTCGGCGCGGTCGCCGCGATCCTGCTCGTGCCCGGCGTCGGACTCTGGCCGATGTCGGCCGCGGCGGTCGCCGGCGCCATCGTGGTGACCGCCCTGGTCTTCGCCCTGGCGCATCGGCACGGGCTGAGCTCCACCCGGCTGGTCCTGATCGGGGTCGGGATGCAGGCCGGGGTGATGGCGCTGATCAGCCTCCTCATCCTGGTCACCCGCCCCTGGGAGGTGAACCTGGCCCTCACCTGGCTGGCCGGGTCGACCTACGGGCGCAGCATGGAGCAGACCATCCCGGTCGCCGTGGTCCTGCTCGTGGTGATCCCGCTGGCCGTGCTGCTGCGGCGCGAGCTGGACATCGTGGCCCTGGACGAGGACACCCCCCGGATCCTCGGCATACCGCTCGACCGGGCCCGGCTGCTGCTGCTCGGTGCCGCGGCCCTGCTCACCGCCGGGGCCGTGGTCGCAACCGGGGTCGTGGCCTTCGTCGGTCTCGTCGCCCCGCACGCCGCCCGGGCCCTAGTCGGGGCACGGCACTCCAGGGTCATCCCGGTGGCCATCCTGCTCGGCGCGATCCTCGTCTCCGGGGCCGACACCCTGGGCCGGTGGGCACTGGCCCCCGTCCAGGTCCCGGCCGGCGTGGGGACCGCCCTGCTGGGCACTCCGTACTTCATCTACCTGCTGTGGCGCAGCCGCGGCCGCGACACCTGA